A part of Drosophila bipectinata strain 14024-0381.07 chromosome 3L, DbipHiC1v2, whole genome shotgun sequence genomic DNA contains:
- the LOC108119158 gene encoding uncharacterized protein isoform X2 translates to MRFFALSTLLVVSLAAVQAHPDASGLAVEHRSRAAPLIFEEHPYYGGLRGQLLQLRPQRDGSVGSFILQRQAQPQVRAVPRDSDDTITISAASISAIADGSGASNTISASASDFNRIQLAAARLVAIQEMAKRKGSFSEEDNKVYASSLLELGQAAQSLALLQQTGQIKDFSVLLQPELFAMPQKQPTNFGLEAANSPADQKIDEQKLDEVTEQQFSPDEQFLPPNNEDPYEDVNDSVSVMAPKKDAAVAEAKPVGLSIAGEGGVASSKPNAVALSGRNGLAVASPKATAIAGVSPEEAAAFSISLPSRNQLVIKSPNSAAERVSDDYDYSDVPLSLARFPLTRETPQQLVPVRISGGDALVNKWRTAIAEDYAARQAQAKVAKPQPTPYIRMAPKRRLHSE, encoded by the exons CTGTCAACGCTACTGGTGGTCTCTTTGGCCGCCGTCCAGGCCCATCCCGATGCCAGTGGACTGGCCGTTGA aCACAGATCGAGGGCAGCTCCGCTGATCTTCGAGGAGCATCCTTACTACGGCGGACTGAGGGGCCAGTTGCTGCAACTGCGTCCGCAGCGGGACGGCAGTGTGGGCAGCTTCATCCTGCAGCGCCAGGCTCAGCCGCAGGTCAGGGCGGTGCCCAGAGACTCCGACGATACCATCACCATTTCAGCGGCCAGCATCTCAGCCATTGCCGACGGGTCCGGAGCCAGCAACACCATTTCGGCCAGCGCCAGTGACTTTAATCGGATTCAGTTGGCCGCCGCCCGTCTGGTGGCCATCCAGGAGATGGCCAAGCGCAAGGGATCCTTCAGCGAGGAGGACAACAAGGTTTATGCCAGCAGCCTTCTGGAGCTTGGCCAAGCGGCCCAGAGCTTAGCTTTGCTTCAGCAGACTGGACAGATCAAGGACTTTAGTGTCCTGTTGCAGCCGGAGCTGTTCGCGATGCCTCAGAAGCAGCCCACCAACTTTGGCTTGGAGGCAGCCAACAGTCCGGCAGATCAGAAAATCGACGAGCAAAAACTGGACGAGGTCACTGAGCAGCAGTTCTCCCCGGACGAGCAGTTCCTGCCGCCCAACAACGAAGATCCCTATGAGGATGTCAATGACAGTGTGTCCGTGATGGCGCCCAAAAAAGATGCAGCTGTGGCTGAAGCCAAGCCTGTCG GTCTTTCCATCGCCGGTGAGGGAGGAGTGGCATCCTCTAAGCCAAATGCCGTGGCCCTTTCTGGTCGTAATGGCTTAGCCGTAGCCTCTCCAAAAGCCACTGCCATTGCCGGAGTCTCACCCGAGGAGGCAGCAGCCTTCAGCATCTCCTTGCCCTCCAGGAATCAACTGGTTATTAAGAGTCCCAACTCGGCTGCGGAAAGGGTCAGCGATGACTATGACTATAGTGATGTGCCCCTGAGCCTAGCCCGTTTCCCCCTCACCCGTGAGACCCCGCAGCAACTGGTTCCGGTTCGTATCTCGGGCGGAGATGCCCTGGTGAACAAGTGGCGCACTGCCATTGCTGAAGACTATGCCGCCAGGCAGGCCCAGGCCAAGGTGGCTAAGCCTCAGCCCACACCGTACATCCGCATGGCTCCCAAGCGACGACTCCACTCGGAGTAG
- the LOC108119055 gene encoding zinc finger protein 853, giving the protein MFLLAALCLALASVGGLAKPLEPHPQHIVIVTPQAQVHLEPALRYVHGLSPLARVAATPYHEETIVYVPAGTAAQVAPVVESVGSGRADGAPATKQQWEGVQENINQIQQQAQQGVEIVSGQFGEAAAAAASTGANFFPSLFPPSGSKKEEQLLKTEEKIQLIETPANTQPLIPAPEARHFYSLPQVFHTPVVDVVHTPVYTWPISAIRARSIQEPQLAEQAEQAAEQTAAEPQALKQIVAIKEELPLQPQAQAEIQPEIQPQALLKEQPLLKEQPQPLLKEQPLEQPIQETKQPIAEALQEPKAEIAGRLLESNAIKQELQSAELAKEQIKEEIKLQPQEEPLIKTIPAAPAAELLTKTIPSTEPLLAEQPKQEQQQIQQIQPAQPAEIIADAILPQA; this is encoded by the exons ATGTTCCTTCTAGCGGCCCTTTGTTTGGCCCTGGCCTCGGTGGGTGGCCTGGCCAAGCCTTTGGAGCCCCATCCGCAGCACATAGTCATCGTCACGCCGCAGGCTCAGGTGCATCTGGAGCCAGCCCTCCGCTACGTCCATGGCCTATCTCCCCTGGCTCGAGTGGCGGCCACGCCTTACCACGAGGAGACGATTGTCTATGTCCCGGCTGGAACTGCTGCCCAGGTGGCTCCGGTGGTCGAATCTGTGGGCTCTGGCAGAGCGGACGGTGCTCCGGCCACCAAGCAGCAGTGGGAGGGCGTGCAGGAGAACATCAACCAGATCCAGCAGCAGGCTCAGCAGGGCGTCGAGATTGTAAGTGGCCAGTTTGGAGAAGCGGCCGCTGCGGCAGCCTCCACAGGTGCCAACTTCTTCCCCAGCCTGTTCCCGCCCAGTGGATCCAAGAAGGAGGAGCAGCTCCTGAAGACCGAGGAAAAGATTCAACTGATCGAGACTCCGGCCAACACTCAGCCCCTGATTCCGGCGCCTGAGGCCAGACACTTCTATAGCCTGCCGCAGGTCTTCCACACCCCAGTGGTAGATGTGGTGCATACTCCGGTCTACACCTGGCCCATTTCGGCCATCAGGGCCCGTAGCATCCAGGAACCTCAGCTGGCTGAGCAGGCAGAGCAGGCGGCGGAGCAGACTGCAGCCGAGCCCCAAGCCCTGAAGCAGATTGTGGCCATCAAGGAGGAACTGCCGCTGCAGCCCCAGGCTCAGGCAGAGATCCAGCCGGAGATTCAGCCTCAAGCCTTGTTGAAGGAGCAGCCTCTTCTGAAGGAACAGCCCCAGCCTCTGCTGAAGGAACAGCCCTTGGAGCAGCCCATCCAGGAAACAAAGCAGCCTATTGCCGAAGCCCTTCAAGAGCCAAAGGCTGAGATTGCAGGACGTCTTCTGGAGAGCAATGCCATTAAGCAGGAGCTTCAAAGTGCTGAGTTGGCCAAGGAGCAGATTAAGGAAGAGA TCAAGTTACAGCCCCAGGAGGAGCCCTTGATTAAGACGATTccggctgctcctgctgccgaGCTCTTAACCAAGACCATACCCTCCACTGAGCCGCTCCTGGCCGAGCAGCccaagcaggagcagcagcagatccAACAGATCCAGCCGGCGCAACCTGCCGAGATTATTGCCGATGCCATTTTGCCACAGGCTTAG
- the LOC108119059 gene encoding uncharacterized protein — MQLLHISMGWVLGLGLFFSVLEAAILPLTLIQEAEVATPMDTEKFGYLEVKPNGSLILRRAPNQSGSNLQNLLMLRGVLQALKISPTKISEAGGETQVALKLYGDGVELKFPPFLENVIQRIQTYFSVYRYTDTSKPNFQRKENTTISEPEEDPVIETTLKPEEDSDELTSIGEQDAYITVGEDSH; from the coding sequence ATGCAGTTGCTCCACATATCGATGGGATGGGTTCTGGGACTAGGGCTGTTCTTCTCAGTTCTGGAAGCAGCCATCCTTCCCTTGACTTTGATCCAGGAAGCGGAAGTTGCAACGCCTATGGATACGGAGAAATTTGGATACCTCGAAGTGAAGCCTAATGGGTCACTAATTCTCCGGAGAGCCCCAAACCAAAGTGGTAGTAATCTCCAAAATCTCCTCATGCTCCGAGGAGTCCTACAAGCCCTTAAGATAAGTCCTACAAAGATATCGGAAGCTGGAGGCGAAACCCAAGTGGCTTTAAAACTCTATGGTGATGGGGTGGAGCTCAAGTTTCCACCTTTCCTGGAGAATGTCATCCAGCGTATTCAGACCTACTTCTCTGTATATCGCTACACGGACACCAGTAAGCCCAATTTTCAAAGGAAAGAGAATACAACCATATCTGAGCCAGAAGAAGATCCAGTGATCGAAACTACTTTGAAACCTGAAGAGGATTCCGATGAACTAACGTCCATCGGAGAACAGGATGCTTATATTACAGTGGGCGAGGATTCTCATTAG
- the LOC108119158 gene encoding uncharacterized protein isoform X1: protein MRFFALSTLLVVSLAAVQAHPDASGLAVEIQKQRLIKFPEEFEGNVPPPSDKADEAKRILEQIAKVNEAFGYVKKQPEQPKLPPILDSSQYLFPKPAQHPFHSQQHHFSGSNGQTLLEPSIRAVKLTGNYNLPPRLRQSQESASNEINKPKDQLYFRPNRVEVPRPSSPEEAQQLPAHFVIPVHLYKLNKDQYLKEHASQEYRVKGYKIIGDVDSFYGKAKTGRKQAKTTPKYHLFFLPRELALNEDGTPKRGNTTTTTTKAPGSGVFSFKESRLDSREKPSPKPLRIQPSLAPEQNSGNRKKVIATNKPVRLSGKDAEQPSSTLAPIFLSSTLPPSGGLLPNRNRLNPFRVPGVNLAEMQNQTSAAIKNAFSNIFKLPFRSPTTGAGPVIVGSLPTKSQISDSQDYKWDDENEGGGDGNSDDVDTVENTAAELQDSSASSEKHLFAHKAHHLVHTVGQVATAQQSTQKQALREGGIIIQRLKVRKGGIAIAGPGGVATAGSGGTAIVGPGGYALTHPRSLTIAGPGAKVISIPANVDLKDALARTDLEARSFPREGKVVATGPTVYYAPPTSTMEAEDEEEGDQGPGVF from the exons CTGTCAACGCTACTGGTGGTCTCTTTGGCCGCCGTCCAGGCCCATCCCGATGCCAGTGGACTGGCCGTTGA AATTCAGAAGCAGCGACTGATTAAATTTCCGGAGGAATTCGAGGGCAATGTGCCGCCTCCTTCGGATAAGGCGGACGAAGCCAAGCGTATTCTCGAGCAGATCGCCAAGGTGAACGAGGCCTTCGGCTACGTGAAGAAGCAGCCAGAGCAACCCAAGCTGCCCCCGATCCTCGACTCCAGTCAGTATCTGTTCCCCAAGCCGGCGCAGCATCCCTTCCACTCCCAGCAGCACCATTTCTCGGGCAGCAATGGTCAGACCTTGCTGGAGCCCTCGATCCGAGCTGTGAAGCTCACGGGCAACTACAACCTTCCGCCCAGACTGCGTCAGAGCCAGGAAAGCGCTTCCAACGAGATCAATAAGCCCAAGGATCAACTGTACTTCCGACCCAACAGAGTGGAGGTTCCACGGCCCAGTTCCCCGGAGGAGGCCCAGCAGTTGCCCGCCCACTTTGTAATTCCCGTCCACTTGTACAAGCTCAATAAGGATCAGTACCTGAAGGAGCATGCGTCGCAGGAGTACCGGGTCAAGGGTTACAAGATCATAGGCGATGTGGACAGCTTCTATGGAAAGGCCAAGACTGGCAGGAAGCAGGCCAAGACCACTCCCAAATACCATCTTTTCTTCCTGCCCCGAGAACTGGCGCTCAATGAGGATGGCACACCAAAGAGGGGAAACACTACCACAACTACTACCAAAGCTCCCGGCTCTGGCGTCTTTAGCTTTAAGGAGTCTCGCCTGGACTCTCGCGAAAAGCCTTCACCAAAGCCCCTTAGGATTCAGCCCAGCTTGGCTCCGGAACAGAATTCAGGAAATCGCAAGAAAGTTATTGCCACCAACAAGCCAGTTCGCTTGAGTGGCAAGGATGCAGAACAACCCAGCTCCACGTTGGCTCCCATTTTCCTCAGTTCCACCTTACCTCCGTCCGGTGGTCTGCTGCCCAATCGTAATCGCTTGAATCCCTTTCGAGTGCCTGGCGTGAACCTTGCCGAAATGCAGAACCAAACTTCGGCGGCTATCAAGAATGCCTTCAGCAACATATTCAAGCTACCCTTCCGGTCCCCCACGACTGGAGCAGGACCTGTGATTGTGGGCAGCCTGCCCACTAAGAGTCAGATCAGTGATTCCCAGGACTACAAGTGGGATGATGAGAACGAGGGTGGCGGCGATGGCAACTCAGATGATGTGGACACCGTTGAAAATACGGCTGCCGAGCTGCAGGATAGCAGTGCCTCCTCAGAGAAGCACCTGTTCGCCCACAAGGCCCACCATTTGGTGCATACGGTCGGCCAGGTGGCCACCGCCCAGCAGAGTACCCAGAAACAGGCGCTCCGTGAGGGGGGAATCATCATACAGCGACTGAAGGTGCGCAAGGGAGGCATCGCCATTGCCGGCCCAGGCGGTGTGGCCACTGCTGGCAGCGGTGGCACAGCTATTGTGGGTCCCGGCGGCTATGCCCTCACCCATCCACGTAGTCTCACAATCGCCGGACCCGGAGCCAAGGTGATCTCAATCCCGGCGAATGTGGACCTGAAAGATGCGCTCGCCCGCACGGATCTGGAAGCCAGGAGTTTCCCTCGTGAGGGCAAAGTTGTGGCCACTGGACCCACCGTATACTACGCCCCTCCCACTTCGACGATGGAGGctgaggatgaggaggaggggGATCAAGGACCGGGGGTTTTTTGA
- the Lmpt gene encoding four and a half LIM domains protein 2 isoform X8, with product MTDVDVLSSRMKSRLHLQTKTIGAERIKKAKDNNEDIAVLSMFLPNASAVEENRNFYCQLGDYCRLGDPRATKAGTKKMEYKTRQWHENCFCCCVCKTAIGTKSFIPREQEIYCAGCYEEKFATRCIKCNKVITSGGVTYKNEPWHRECFTCTHCNITLAGQRFTSRDEKPYCAECFGELFAKRCTACVKPITGIGGTRFISFEDRHWHHDCFVCASCKASLVGRGFITDGPDILCPDCAKQKLM from the exons ATGACCGACGTGGATGTGCTTAGCTCGAGGATGAAGTCGCGACTTCATCTGCAAACCAAAACCATTGGCGCTGAGAGGATCAAGAAGGCCAAGGATAACAACGAGGACATTGCCGTGCTGAGCATGTTCCTGCCCAATGCCTCCGCCGTGGAGGAGAACCGAAACTTTTATTGCCAACTGGGCGACTATTGCCGCCTCGGCGATCCGCGTGCCACCAAAGCAG GTACCAAGAAGATGGAATACAAAACCAGGCAGTGGCACGAGAACTGCTTCTGTTGCTGCGTCTGCAAGACGGCCATTGGCACCAAGTCCTTCATCCCCCGGGAGCAGGAGATCTACTGCGCCGGCTGCTACGAGGAGAAGTTTGCCACACGGTGCATCAAGTGCAATAAG gtCATCACCTCGGGTGGTGTTACCTACAAGAACGAGCCGTGGCATCGCGAGTGCTTCACCTGCACCCACTGCAACATCACGCTAGCCGGCCAGCGTTTCACCAGCCGGGACGAGAAGCCCTATTGTGCCGAGTGCTTTGGCGAGCTGTTTGCCAAACGCTGCACAGCCTGTGTGAAGCCCATAACAG GAATTGGCGGCACACGCTTCATCTCGTTCGAGGATCGCCATTGGCATCACGATTGCTTCGTGTGTGCCAGCTGCAAAGCTAGTCTGGTGGGACGTGGTTTCATCACCGACGGACCCGACATCCTGTGTCCTGATTGTGCCAAGCAGAAGCTGATGTAA
- the LOC108119158 gene encoding uncharacterized protein isoform X3 — translation MRFFALSTLLVVSLAAVQAHPDASGLAVDAYWRTTNIEAWPPSGAVPVAAESGKLLEATPLTPYGAYYAAYNLAPLPPLAYVLQPTSTAIQAASAPTTTPKGQPESLAEDSSTELESDKPEKLQALPPKEAKTQTSGDLKSDVGLRSAVSKINPDYVIEEIVPIPGKLVISTSSTKQEFQKLQQQRQFKKLAPQKLRKQALKVEATGKTSTSSANFPQIPFGNYFLPYQPGKAQAIQGRKQAALILEPHSKAVVGNGGTAISTPISKAYLKRGVPTNVYFNPESVAIAGVGGKAHATADLELDLFQ, via the exons CTGTCAACGCTACTGGTGGTCTCTTTGGCCGCCGTCCAGGCCCATCCCGATGCCAGTGGACTGGCCGTTGA TGCCTACTGGCGCACCACCAACATCGAGGCCTGGCCACCGAGCGGTGCCGTTCCGGTGGCTGCTGAGTCCGGAAAACTGCTGGAAGCCACCCCACTTACGCCGTATGGAGCCTACTATGCCGCCTACAATCTGGCCCCCCTGCCGCCCCTGGCGTACGTACTCCAACCCACCTCCACCGCGATCCAAGCAGCAAGTGCCCCAACCACCACCCCCAAAGGCCAGCCCGAAAGCTTAGCCGAGGACAGCTCCACTGAGTTGGAGAGCGACAAGCCAGAAAAGCTCCAGGCACTGCCCCCCAAAGAAGCCAAGACGCAAACCAGCGGCGATCTCAAGAGTGATGTTGGCCTCCGTTCGGCAGTTAGCAAGATCAACCCGGACTATGTGATTGAGGAGATAGTCCCTATTCCCGGCAAGCTTGTAATCTCAACTAGTTCCACCAAACAGGAGTTCCaaaagctgcagcagcagcggcagttCAAGAAGTTGGCGCCCCAAAAGCTAAGAAAGCAAGCCCTTAAAGTGGAGGCCACTGGGAAGACCAGCACCAGCTCCGCCAACTTTCCCCAAATACCTTTCGGCAACTACTTCCTACCCTACCAGCCGGGCAAGGCTCAGGCTATACAAGGACGCAAGCAGGCGGCCCTGATTCTGGAGCCCCATTCCAAGGCTGTGGTGGGTAATGGTGGCACTGCTATATCCACGCCCATTTCCAAGGCGTATCTGAAGCGCGGAGTTCCCACCAATGTGTACTTCAATCCGGAATCGGTGGCCATAGCAGGTGTGGGTGGCAAGGCGCATGCCACAGCGGATCTGGAGCTGGACTTGTTCCAATAA